TTCCCTTACTCGGGAGGGCATTGCCAGCCTTGAGTCCGGACAAGGATATTTTCTTTGTCGTTAAAGCCTTCGCGGCTGGTGTCATATTGGCCACCGGATTCATCCATGTCCTTCCTGATGCCTACGAGAATCTGACGTCGCCGAAACTGAAACAGAATCCTTGGGCGAAGTTTCCGTTCACCGGCTTGGTGTCTATGGTGGCTGCCATTGCCACTTTGATGGTGGACGCCGGTGCCAGTTCTTATTTCACTCGACTGAATCTGAATAAGCCTCAGCCTGAGACGGACGGCGATGGAGAGATGCATCCTGCATGTCACGCTCATGCCTCTGCCAAAGTCGTCGGATCATCCACGGAGATTCTCCGGCACCGGGTGATCTCTCAGGTACTAGAGCTTGGAATTGTGGTACATTCGGTAATTATAGGGATTGGTATGGGTGTTTCTGAAACTCCAAGTACAATAAAACCTCTTGTGGCGGCCATCACTTTTCATCAGTTATTTGAAGGTATGGGCCTCGGAGGATGCATCGCCCAGGCAAAGCTCAGAACCAGGGCAGCGGTGATAATGGCAGTTTTCTTCTGCCTCACAACGCCAATTGGGATAGCAATAGGCATTGGAGTAACCAACAGCTACGACGAGGATAGCCCAAAAGCACTCATAGTTGAGGGGATTCTGAATGCAGCCTCCGCTGGTATCTTAATGTATATGGCTCTTGTGGACTTTCTGGCTGCTGATTTTATGAGCCTTAGAATGCAGAGCAATGCAAAGCTTCAATTCTTTGCCAATGTTGCTCTTATTCTTGGAGCTGCTTTGATGTCTTTACTTGCCATATGGGCTTGA
This DNA window, taken from Cucurbita pepo subsp. pepo cultivar mu-cu-16 unplaced genomic scaffold, ASM280686v2 Cp4.1_scaffold000416, whole genome shotgun sequence, encodes the following:
- the LOC111785250 gene encoding zinc transporter 3-like, giving the protein MADFKLHRLLPAFLVLFLLLVPSVIAAGCQCPEQEEEEDGGVRNKTLALKYKIVAIATILLAGILGVFIPLLGRALPALSPDKDIFFVVKAFAAGVILATGFIHVLPDAYENLTSPKLKQNPWAKFPFTGLVSMVAAIATLMVDAGASSYFTRLNLNKPQPETDGDGEMHPACHAHASAKVVGSSTEILRHRVISQVLELGIVVHSVIIGIGMGVSETPSTIKPLVAAITFHQLFEGMGLGGCIAQAKLRTRAAVIMAVFFCLTTPIGIAIGIGVTNSYDEDSPKALIVEGILNAASAGILMYMALVDFLAADFMSLRMQSNAKLQFFANVALILGAALMSLLAIWA